In Cydia pomonella isolate Wapato2018A chromosome 1, ilCydPomo1, whole genome shotgun sequence, one genomic interval encodes:
- the LOC133526704 gene encoding transmembrane channel-like protein has translation MTSGANLFHLPEATPSNEVKFTTGDGSEDEDYSSISAVLRQRRCSVRRSRKGRRRTSSPFLPDESRSRRRSSVFTTSSGETAISMDDQGTVTQEEIFKNIRMHKEVLSSVKQQPLDLRRKLKLVHLAKRYIKCHEGQLQERLAQSKSTRDIYARFNILLAAKWHQLKREAANTSNLLIPWELRIKEIESHFGSVVASYFTFLRWLFWVNLVIGFILLVFVIVPEYLTANKNEDGERKRITDEEKKNATNLLTLWEFEGFLRVSPIFYGYYSSIERSQYRMPLAYFLTGVVVYIYAFVAILRKMAENSRMSKLSEKEDECIFSWKLFTGWDFMIGNTETAQNRTASVILGFKEALLEEAEKKKDVRNWRIIARRVFVNLAVFILLALSVFAVLEVVSSDTKKSGSWWHDNSTTIVVTLVSLVFPVFFELLGYMEKYHPRTQLRWQLFRIMLLNLLNLFSLIFGLFYKIQGMSKDLEYLKPNTTINPNVTAANSTFDVNKMIVITEEINCSDVQACLSCDICVMPSAAAMMAVASTIAQNLRRDKKTHTKTDNISVHPKTDLNNNTLHNSTSEISKESILTENLILDVPSSTSQWDLIVYLSKKTNESEEIVYDDDDYNIYDDATTGSFIKSQSTEKSMNMQSTTEIIEENTGGIFTAQSTDVTDSRFNFENSDLDWTFKDILDWDDKNGVSTTIQDDVTTYVTDGTVYTSPYDTTASIVESTTDYKEMSSPTTYSESDSTNFYTNTDIIKINTNILDKNTDITDKEMESATTAYASDDKTTVITTETTPMITETAQIIIETTPMTSETNTELTPSKSTDAVSYCPFYMVNCTTICGESNVTQVIIVSDCRVAAAKCYITRRVSFKTLNHKNETLRGNMTNSSEVDIVYFKNNLKMYNLTMETRSKLTKLCWETMLGQEMVKLTMMDLVFLLLGTLFMDFFRALFVRYMNRCWCWDLEKSFPEYGDFKIAENILHLINNQGQVWMGMFFSPGLVLLNVFKLMIMMYLRSWAVMTCNVPHEVVFRVSKSNNFYLGLLLTMLFLCVLPVGYSIVWVRPSWHCGPFSEYGKIYEIVTKNLSKLLPPSLNFAVKYIASPAIVIPLLVLLILIIYYLISLTNSLREANNDLKIQLRRERTEERRKMFQLADTRRKGTAMDNTPFARWKKALPGFPLGKSIDSDDRKTVTEDDGKAPIKPLKKKGNILAKIVGQAVDKKSDLSEIDNDPSMSPNNDDETDTDFHETLPRDVLKAKDITIEKSDKKIVEFKPQASDENKLKVKVDKEDRTDKAAVEKRNNETKSRFVTTKVDEVNEKTSKKDALERKQSEASVIPVITISTTESDEELKRENKKSLQDPSKKQPDLRSLRRQSSVDSVKEKTEKKKPEDGHKYQYSL, from the exons ATGACTTCAGGAGCCAACCTGTTCCATCTACCAGAGGCAACACCCAGTAATGAAGTGAAATTCACTACTGGAG ATGGCTCTGAAGACGAAGACTATTCCAGCATCAGCGCAGTTCTCCGACAACGACGATGCAGCGTCCGACGATCACGGAAAGGCCGCCGTCGGACGTCCTCGCCGTTCCTGCCCGACGAGAGTCGCTCGCGACGGAGGAGTTCCGTGTTTACCACCAGCTCTGGAGA AACAGCCATCTCAATGGATGACCAAGGCACGGTGACCCAAGAGGAGATCTTCAAGAATATCCGCATGCACAAGGAGGTGCTAAGCTCCGTGAAGCAGCAGCCGCTAGATCTTCGGAGGAAACTGAAGCTCGTTCATTTG GCTAAACGCTACATCAAATGCCACGAAGGGCAGCTCCAGGAACGCCTGGCGCAGTCCAAGAGCACCAGAGACATTTACGCGAGATTCAACATCCTACTGGCTGCG aaatggCACCAGCTGAAACGCGAAGCTGCCAACACTTCAAACCTTCTAATACCCTGGGAGCTCCGCATCAAGGAGATAGAGTCCCACTTCGGCTCCGTGGTGGCTTCTTACTTCACGTTTCTGCGCTGGCTGTTCTGGGTCAATCTAGTCATTGGGTTTATCTTACTGGTCTTCGTTATAGTTCCCGAG TATCTAACTGCCAATAAAAATGAAGATGGTGAAAGGAAGAGGATAACAGACGAAGAGAAGAAGAACGCAACTAATCTTCTCACTCTGTGGGAGTTCGAAGGGTTCCTGAGGGTATCGCCGATCTTTTACGG GTACTACAGCAGCATAGAGCGTTCACAATACAGAATGCCTCTAGCATACTTCCTTACTGGCGTCGTTGTGTACATCTACGCGTTCGTCGCCATATTGAGAAA AATGGCCGAAAATTCCAGAATGTCCAAACTCTCAGAGAAAGAAGACGAGTGCATATTCTCATGGAAACTTTTCACCGGTTGGGACTTCATGATAGGCAACACGGAGACCGCTCAGAACCGGACAGCGTCCGTCATTCTTGGGTTTAAAGAAGCACTTCTAGAGGAAGCTGAGAAGAAGAAGGATGTTAGAAA CTGGCGCATAATCGCCCGCCGCGTCTTCGTCAACCTCGCCGTCTTCATCCTCCTGGCCCTGTCCGTCTTCGCCGTACTCGAGGTGGTCTCCAGCGACACTAAGAAATCTGGCAGCTGGTGGCATGACAACTCCACCACAATTGTGGTCACCCTCGTGTCTCTGGTGTTCCCTGTGTTTTTCGAGCTCCTGGGCTATATGGAGAAGTATCATCCTAGGACGCAGCTCCGATGGCAGTTGTTCAG GATTATGTTGTTAAATCTACTCAACTTATTTTCACTTATATTTGGTTTATTCTACAAAATCCAAGGCATGTCCAAAGACTTGGAGTATTTGAAACCAAACACTACTATAAACCCTAACGTAACTGCTGCTAATAGTACCTTTGATGTAAACAAGATGATTGTTATAACGGAAGAGATTAATTGCTCAGATGTTCAGGCTTGTCTGTCATGTGACATTTGCGTTATGCCTAGCGCAGCCGCTATGATGGCAGTAGCATCAACTATAGCGCAAAATCTAAGAAGAGACAAAAAGACACATACGAAAACAGATAATATATCCGTACACCCAAAAActgacttaaataataataccttACATAACAGTACAAGCGAAATTAGTAAAGAAAGTATTCTAACTGAAAACCTTATACTTGATGTACCATCAAGTACCAGCCAATGGGACTTAATAGTGTATCTTTCAAAAAAGACAAACGAAAGCGAAGAGATtgtttatgatgatgatgattataatatttatgacgACGCGACAACAGGATCATTTATAAAATCACAGAGCACAGAAAAAAGTATGAATATGCAATCAACTACTGAAATTATAGAAGAAAATACTGGTGGTATATTTACTGCACAGTCTACCGATGTAACAGATAGTCGTTTTAATTTCGAAAATTCCGATTTAGATTGgacttttaaagatattttagaTTGGGATGATAAAAACGGAGTGAGCACTACAATACAAGATGATGTAACGACATATGTGACAGACGGCACAGTTTACACGTCGCCATATGACACAACCGCTTCTATCGTTGAAAGCACAACTGATTATAAAGAAATGAGTTCGCCTACAACTTATTCAGAATCTGACTCTACCAATTTTTATACTAATACtgacattattaaaataaatacaaatatccTAGACAAAAATACTGATATTACTGATAAAGAAATGGAGTCTGCTACTACTGCATATGCCAGTGATGATAAGACAACTGTAATTACCACAGAAACAACTCCAATGATAACAGAAACAGCTCAAATAATCATTGAAACAACACCAATGACTTCTGAGACAAACACTGAGTTGACTCCCAGTAAATCTACTGATGCAGTGTCGTACTGTCCTTTTTACATGGTCAACTGTACAACAATTTGCGGAGAAAGTAACGTCACACAAGTGATAATAGTTTCTGactgccgagttgctgcagcaAAATGTTATATTACCAGACGCGTCTCATTTAAGACTTTAAATCACAAAAACGAAACTCTAAGAGGAAATATGACAAACTCTTCAGAAGTAGACATAGTATATTTCAAAAACAACTTGAAGATGTACAACTTGACCATGGAAACGAGGTCAAAGCTGACAAAACTGTGTTGGGAGACAATGCTTGGTCAGGAGATGGTGAAGCTTACTATGATGGATTTg gtattcCTATTGCTTGGCACCTTATTCATGGACTTCTTCCGCGCTCTCTTCGTCCGCTACATGAACCGCTGCTGGTGCTGGGATCTCGAAAAAAGCTTCCCTGAATACGGTGACTTTAAAATAGCTGAGAACATTCTCCATTTAATCAATAACCAGGGGCAAGTGTGGATGGGCATGTTCTTCTCACCGGGCCTCGTCTTATTAAACGTCTTTAAACTTATGATCATGATGTACTTACGCTCCTGGGCTGTGATGACGTGTAATGTACCTCACGAAGTGGTGTTCAGAGTTTCCAAAAGCAATAACTTTTATTTAGGACTTTTGCTAACTATGTTGTTCCTCTGCGTTCTGCCGGTTGGCTATTCTATAGTCTGGGTCAGACCATCATGGCATTGTGGTCCGTTTTCTGAGTACGGGAAGATATATGAGATAGTTACCAAAAATCTCTCCAAACTATTGCCTCCTTCGCTGAATTTTGCTGTAAAATATATAGCATCACCAGCCATAGTAATTCCTTTGCTTGTTTTactaatacttattatttattatttgatatcGCTGACAAATTCACTGAGAGAAGCGAATAATGACTTGAAG ATCCAACTCCGCCGAGAGCGGACAGAAGAGAGACGGAAGATGTTCCAACTGGCCGATACTAGGCGAAAAGGGACGGCGATGGACAACACCCCGTTCGCCAGGTGGAAGAAAGCGCTGCCAGGCTTCCCACTTGGCAAGTCTATCGACTCTGATGATCGAAAAACGGTTACTGAAGATGACGGGAAAGCGCCGATCAAACCGCTTAAAAAGAAAG gTAATATCTTGGCCAAAATCGTCGGACAAGCTGTTGATAAGAAATCCGATCTCTCCGAAATCGACAACGACCCATCCATGTCCCCTAACAACGATGACGAAACGGACACAGATTTCCACGAAACTCTACCACGAGATGTACTGAAAGCTAAAGATATAACTATAGAAAAAAGTGATAAGAAAATTGTAGAATTCAAACCGCAAGCGAGCgatgaaaataaactaaaagttaAAGTTGACAAAGAAGATCGCACAGATAAAGCTGCCGTTGAGAAAAGAAACAACGAAACCAAATCAAGATTTGTTACCACTAAAGTCGATGAAGTCAATGAAAAGACAAGCAAGAAAGATGCACTAGAAAGAAAACAGTCTGAAGCCTCGGTTATTCCTGTTATAACTATAAGTACAACGGAAAGTGACGAAGAATTAAAACGAGAAAATAAAAAGAGTCTTCAAGACCCAAGTAAAAAACAGCCGGATTTGAGGTCACTTAGAAGACAAAGCAGCGTCGACAGTGTGAAAGAGAAGACTGAGAAAAAGAAACCGGAGGATGGACATAAATACCAATATTCACTTTAA
- the LOC133515546 gene encoding uncharacterized protein LOC133515546 gives MYRLPDEKWRFVSYSLPKVTPFLLSSSPSRTTLSLKDHFSPPYFLFRPRYRPNLGFFSSKTRDLDFVSPFGYPFKNLVRKRNFLLTSKPWYAIDITESNTEAHFQDLTRTTSNEGILTRTFNSDIAGTEMCTILETTIDTDYEYEFLNDGNDAHESHEYLSTKELDTGETSAISHDATHNYELENIDKEQEEIQEYDVERKFFSNIETNTTTTTRTTRTYPYPQWICYECGRNETKFGSSFCHNVFEIKPRKENNKMMSLRYRCNGNWSVVYGCFKRFLDVGHYNERGCRNWPPRRSGKTYASKRLRALERVLKNEKDACIFTPQASLVSFSRTVQLYVRFHVCVCRGPLCNSASSGSCVVTLFLVSLIIFYVK, from the coding sequence ATGTACAGATTACCTGATGAAAAATGGCGGTTTGTATCCTATAGCTTACCCAAGGTAACGCCTTTTTTGCTCTCGTCATCACCATCAAGAACCACTCTCTCGCTCAAAGACCATTTCAGTCCACCATACTTTCTGTTCCGTCCAAGATACCGTCCAAATTTAGGGTTTTTTTCTAGTAAAACTCGCGACTTGGACTTTGTTTCTCCATTTGGTTATCCCTTTAAGAACTTGGTGCGGAAGCGAAATTTTCTTTTAACCTCAAAACCGTGGTACGCGATAGACATAACTGAATCAAACACTGAGGCACATTTTCAAGACTTAACTAGAACAACATCAAATGAAGGAATACTTACACGAACTTTTAACAGTGATATAGCAGGAACAGAAATGTGTACAATACTTGAGACTACAATTGACACAGATTATGAATATGAATTTCTAAATGATGGCAATGACGCTCATGAAAGTCATGAATATTTATCAACTAAAGAATTAGATACAGGAGAAACATCTGCAATCAGTCATGATGCAACGCATAATTATGAACTTGAGAATATTGATAAAGAACAGGAAGAAATACAAGAATATGATGTGGAACGGAAATTTTTCTCGAATATTGAAACtaatacaacaacaacaactagAACGACTCGGACGTATCCTTACCCTCAATGGATTTGCTACGAGTGCGGGAGGAATGAGACAAAATTTGGGTCATCGTTTTGCCATAATGTGTTTGAGATTAAACCGcgaaaagaaaacaataagaTGATGTCTTTAAGATATAGATGCAATGGAAATTGGAGTGTTGTGTACGGATGCTTTAAACGATTTCTGGATGTTGGTCATTATAATGAAAGGGGATGTAGAAATTGGCCGCCTAGGAGATCAGGAAAGACATATGCTTCTAAGAGGCTGCGTGCTTTGGAAAGAGTCTTGAAAAACGAGAAAGATGCTTGTATTTTTACGCCGCAAGCGTCTCTTGTATCATTCAGTCGTACTGTGCAATTGTATGTCAGGTTTCATGTGTGTGTGTGCCGTGGTCCGCTCTGTAATTCGGCTTCTAGTGGGTCATGTGTGGTTACGTTATTTTTAGTGTCGTTAATAATATTCTATGTTAAATAA